AAAAGACTGTCAATGACATATTTAATAAAAATGACTTCACTGATGCAAGTGTCATCAAGACCGTTGTTGAGGTAAGGGAAATGAACAAACGCCTTGGATTCTCTCAGCAGTGGACTACCGACTTTGTGTATCGTGTTGTTATGCTGTCTAAGAAGGAAAAACAACCACAGAATACAAACGACTAGAAGGTATTGTTCAATATTGCAAGTTAATAATTGTGAATTATAGGTTTGTAAGATTAAAACCTGTTAACGGGGTGCAAAGTATTTTTCCGTAATTCCAATTATTTGACTTAAAATATTACCTTTGTAACACTAAAACATAATAGTCATGACCGAAAGCGAGAAAGCTTTAGCTACGTTTCAGACCCGTGTGCGGCAGTTGCTCCTCCGTTTTCAAGAATTGAAAAAGGAGAACAGTGACTTGTATGCCATGGTCGAAAAGAACGAACAGGACATAAAAAGCCTGCAGGCAAAGATTCAGCAAGACGAGCGTGACTATCAGTCGCTGAAAATGGCTAAGATGATCGAGATTACCGATAGCGACCTTCAGGGTGCCAAGGACCGGTTGGCAAAGCTTATTCGCGACGTTAATAAATGCATTGCTATCCTCAGCAACGAAGAGTAGGTAAAAAGCGATGGCAGAAGAAAAAAATAAGGAGACACTAAATATCAGGTTGCATGTCTATGACGAAGACATCTTGACCGTGCTTCACAATCGTGAAGACGAAGAGTACTATCGTGCTGCAGCCAAGCTCATCTCTGAGCGATATGGCGCTTATGCCCAGGTTTATAAGGGACGTAAGAGCGACCATACTATTGCCTTGATGACGCTTATTGAGATAGCCCTGCGCTATGAGCGCGAGCTTGCCAAGAATGATACGTCTCCCTATGAAAATATTCTCTCGCAGCTTACTTCTGAGATTGAGGAAGTGCTGAAATAGAGAATATTAACATTATATATATATTATGGATCTAATTTTTGTGTTATTGATTGCCGCAGGCGCTCTCGCTTTGGGAGGAGTCTGTGGATACCTTGTTTTTCGCTATGTCCTGAAAGGCAAATACAAGGAAATGGTTGACGCAGCCGAGAAAGAGGCTGAAGTCATAAAGGAAAAGAAACTGCTTGAGGTTAAGGAGAAGTTCATTAATAAAAAGGCTGAACTTGAGAAAGAGGTGCAGCAGCGCAACCAGCACATCCAACAGAATGAGAACCGTCTGAAGCAGCGCGAGATTTCTCTTAATCAGCGTCAGGAAGAACTCGGACGTCGCAAGAACGATCTTGACAATCAGCAGCAGCGCATAGACAATGAGAAGAAAACCCTTGCACTGAAGCAGGAAGAACTTGGCAAGATGCAGCAAAAGGAGCGTGAGAAGCTCGAAGAACTCTCAGGCCTTAGCGCTGAAGAGGCTCGCAATCGCCTTGTAGAATCACTCAAGGATGAGGCTAAGACTCAGGCTGCAAGCTATATCAACGAGATAATGGACGAGGCAAAACTCAATGCCAATGCTCAGGCCAAGAAGATTGTCATTCAGACCATACAGCGCGTAGCTACTGAGACTGCTGTCGAGAACTCAGTCAGCGTGTTCCATATTGACAATGACGAGGTTAAGGGACGCATCATCGGACGTGAAGGACGTAATATACGTGCACTTGAAGCAGCTTGTGGCGTTGAGATTGTTGTCGATGACACTCCAGAGGCTATTGTCATCTCTGCGTTCGATCCCGTTCGCCGCGAGGTGTGCCGTTTGGCTCTGCATCAGCTTGTCAGCGATGGTCGCATACACCCGGCACGTATCGAAGAAGTTGTTACAAAGGTTAAGAAGCAGCTCGAGAACGAGATTATCGAGACAGGTAAGCGCACAACCATAGACCTCGGTATCCATGGACTCCATCCAGAGCTCGTACGCATCGTTGGTAAGATGAAATATCGTAGCAGCTATGGTCAGAACCTGTTGCAGCATGCTCGTGAGACCGCCAATCTCTGTGCTGTTATGGCTTCAGAGCTTGGCTTGAATCCCAAGAAAGCAAAGCGTGCCGGACTGCTCCACGATATTGGTAAGGTGCCCGATGAGGAGAGCGAGTTGCCACACGCACTCTATGGCGCAAAGATTGCAGAGAAATATAAGGAGAAACCTGATATCTGCAATGCCATTGGTGCTCACCACGATGAGATGGAGATGCAGACTCTGCTGGCTCCTATCGTGCAGGTCTGCGATGCCATAAGTGGTGCCCGTCCAGGTGCACGCCGTGAGATCGTTGAGGCTTACATCAAGCGTCTTAACGACCTCGAGGCAATAGCTATGAGCTATCCTGGTGTGACAAAGACTTATGCTATTCAGGCTGGTCGTGAGCTGCGTGTTATCGTTGGTGCTGACAAGATGGATGATGCTGAGACTGAGGCACTCAGCGGTGAGATTGCAACTAAGATTCAGAACGAGATGACCTATCCTGGTCAGGTGAAGATCACTGTTATCCGTGAGACTCGTTCAGTAGCATACGCTAAATAGTTCTATAATTTCTCTAAGAAAAGATATACATCTTTATTTTTATTATAAAGTGAACCCCAGAAGCCTTGAAAACTTCTGGGGTTCATTGTTTATTGATGTAGGATGCTATTATTTCAGCATCACCTTGCTGCTTTTCATCTGTCCGTTGGGAAGACGGTCTATGCGGATGAATACTCCTTGCTTGGGACTGCTGATATGCATGCCCTGTAGGGTGTAGTAAGTGGTTGATACAGTGGTGTTGTCAAGGCTTTTGATGCCTGTCGATGAAGAGCCTGCCTTGCCCGAAATTACCACATTAGCTAGTCCCATGGTCTTCGTGTTGGTGTTATAGGGAATGTCGTAGAGGTGAATGACGAGCGAACTCGTAGCCGTAGTGGCTTTGCCTTGAAAAGTATTGTTTATTGTAGTATATTTTGGAGTGGCGTTGTCACGGTTTGCCAGTTGGTCTTCGGCAATCTCTACACGGGTTCCGTCGCTGTAGAGCCAATAGGCCTGAAACTTTCCGTGGTCGGTGCCGAAACGAGTGGCATTGAACGATACACCAGTGGGCTGAAAACGGTAGCCGCTTTTGGGGGTGATGCTGAATGTTACGGCATTTCCATCAGTAGCATTCGCGTCTGAACTCTCGTCGGTGATGGTGAAGGCGGTCATGTCGAAGCCTACGTTTTTCTTGCCGTTTACCTGCAGGTGCGAACCTACAGTCATGACAGGCGTCTCCAGATAGTCACCAATGGCTGAAGAGAAAGCATAGGCTGGCTGGTTGGTGCCTTCTGAGAGAGGCCAGCTGATATCTCCTTCTTGGCCTACCACGGGTGTGTCATCATCGGAACTGGGGCCGTTGATAGCGTCAACCTTGGTGCCGTCTTCTTTAGTATAGGCAGGATAGTATTCTTCAACGTCATCGGTAGCATCAGCATTGCCACCGAGCATGATGTCCTGCACAAGCGAGTTGGCATAGACCTCGATATTGGTGTAGTACTTCTTTGCGTCGAGGGTGTAGAGCTGAGCATCGGCAGCACTGTTGGGGTCCAAGCCGTTGGCTGTTTCCCATGCATCGGGGATACCGTCGTTATCTGTATCAAAGCCTGTTTCACGGCTGCCAGTGCCAAAATTCGCCTCAGTGTAACCATTCACATCGCTCACCTTGTCTATGCGGCCTTTCTTGCCCGTTACAGAGCCTGTATAGGTGGCTGTGCCGTTCTTGGCCTCGGTCATGTAGCGCGAGTCTACATCATCGCGATTCAGCGATGCACCTGCGTAAGCCAGTACCTTGTTGAAAGCCTGGTTTGCTGTATGTGTGGTTACTATTCCGGCGTCAATAGGATTGTCGAGCTTAATTTTCACGCAGTCGGTGCCTGAACCGTTCTTTACATAGGTGACATTTGAACCATAGTAATGGTTGGGGTCCTGCGTATAGCGCTCGCCATTGATGGTCTGCACGCCCGAGTCATAGGCAATGTTCGACCAGTCATAGCTTTCACTGTTGTTCACACGGTTGCCCTTGATATAGTAACGGCTAGTCATGTCCCAGTATTTCTCATAGCCTGAAGCCGAGGTGCTGTTAGCTATTGAGATCTGAGTAACGCGCGAAGTGCTGCCTGCAGGTCCCGTCTTGTAATAGTTGTTAATCATGTTCACGTAGCCGCCACCAGGACCACCGTAGCATCCGTTGGCGCAGTTGTAAATGACACAGTTGCGGAAGTCAACATTCTCGGCCTGAACAGCATTCTCCCAGTTATATTGGCTGTAGAGCTTGTTGCCGGTATAGCCCGTCCAGTCATAGCGCGCACCGTTGAAACGTGGTGAACGGTTGTTCACATGACAGATTAGGTTGTGGTGGAATGATGCCAGTTTGCCGCCCCAGATGCCGCCATAGCCATGAGCACCTTTGCCGTGACCGGCTTCGTTGAGGCTCTCACCTATGGTGCACCATTGCAGGGTGAAGTTGTTGTTGTCATAGAAAGAAGCAACCTCGTCGATACTCCACGAGAAAGAACAATGGTCGAGCATCATCCCAGTATAGTGGCGTGCTGTTGAGGCATCGGCACCGTCGTTTACGTCTTTCTCCTGTCCGCGACGGATGCGGATGAAGCGCATAACGATATTATTGCCGTTAGGGTTAACGGTATAGTAGCGCAGGGTAATGCCGGGAGCAGGAGCCGTCTGTCCCAGAATGGTGGTGTTGGCACCAATGTTAACATCACTCTCCAAGGCAATGACACCAGCAACATCGAAGACTACAATCTTCTTGTCGGTGCCTTTCACGGCTTGACGGAACGAGCCTGTGCCAGAGTCGTTAAGGTTTGTTACATGTACAATCTTTCCGCCACGTCCGCCAGCGGTGTAGCGTCCGTGACCTTCTGCACCAGGGAATGCCGGTGCCTGTGCCTGTGCGGTAAGGGCAATTGCCGCAATAGCGATGGTTGTAAGTAGTTTCTTCATATTCTTTTTGTTTGGGTAGGTGCAACAAAATTGCACCACACATTTTTATTGCATTTGTTTTAGACCTTCCCATTTAACGTTCCATGAGCCGTCCTTTGGAAAGCCTGGGTTATTGCCGTATTGGCAACCGTCCCAGCCTGCACACATCATGGCGATGGCAGTGAGCAGTGCTCCGTTGCCTGGCAGATAGATGCGCAGTCGGTCTGCGGTCTGGAAATTATGTCCGTTTTTAAGGTAAGTGTTCTTTTGCGTGTCAATGAGCAGGGCTTTCAGAGCTGTTTCTGGCTGACCAAGACGGGCGGCTGCCATAGCAGTCATGCCGTAGTCCCAACCCCATGTGGTGGCCCAGTTCCAATTTTGCATCACCCAGTTGAGGGTAGCGGTCATGTTTTCCTTGGAGTAAAGGCAGGAAAAGCTATCTCGACTGGTTTTACTAAGCATGCCAGTTTGGTAGGGCAGCATACTGCACGCTCCGAGCACAGCAGGATGGTCGTTGCGGCATTTCTCATCGAAGGTCTCTGTTGAGACAACAGGCTTGGCACCACTGGCTACTGCATCGAAGGGATCGAAGCTTTTCAGATCTGTGGTCTTGCCTTTGGGCAGACCAGCCGTGTAGATGTCTTTCTTCTTCGGCAGAGGAGACAGGTGGCTAATGATGTTGTCCCATTCGGCAATTCGCTCCTTACCCTGACGCTCGCGCCATTGTTGGGCTACGCTAAGGCCATACTGCCAGTAAGCCAGCTCGAAAGGATGGTTATAGGAGAAGTCTTTCGACATGCTTTCTTGCATTGCTGTGGCACCCTGAAGGAAGTATTCCTTACTTTTCGCGTTATAACTGACGAAGTCTGCCATGAACTCAGCAGTCTCTTCCACCTGACGGCCATATCTTTCGAGGGTCTCCTTTGTGGGGTCGGCTCTATAGAGCTCTTCAGCCATATATATATAATGTGGCTGCTGCCAAATGAGGAACGATCCTGTGTTCGATGGCGCCTCGCCAGCCCATGGGTCGGTCATCTTCATCCAGCGGATGCCCTTGAATCCCTGGCGCTCAGCTATCTGCTTCGCCACGGGATAGGCCACTTTGTTATACCAGTCGAGCACTTGGGCAACTACCTGCGGACGGTTCCATAGGGCAAAGTCAATCATGTGCCACCATGTCATCTCAAGGTGCGGACGTCCGAACCATGAGTTATAGGTGAGTCCTGTCTCCTGTGGAGGACAGCTGTTGGCACAGTTTATCTGTGTGAGATATTGTGACAGTACTACACGACGCTCAAGCTCTTTGGCTCGTGGGTCGGTACACTGGCTGAAGTCAACGATAGCGCCTTCGTTCCACCACTGGTTCCATGACTTCAGTACGGCACGCAGTTTCTGGTCGAAGACGAAAGCAGCGCCTTGTTCAGAGGGAGCCGCTTGTGAATAGTTTGCCTCGAAGGCTAAGATATCGCTGGTTGTAGATAGTATGAACTGGTGGTTGCCGCACTCTTTTATTGTTGCGTCGCCCTGCCAGCTGAGTGTGAGGAAATAGCGGGTTGAGTCAACGACATGTTCTATGACGGCAGCGTGGTCATTGGCTTTGACTATGCGTGATGTGTGACGGTCAGCTTTCGACCAGTCGGAAGCAGCGTCGGCATGTTTGCCTGTGGGGTAGGGGAAGCGTACGGCAACGGTGGCGCGTCCATCTTTCAATAGCTCACTCTTTATGCGATAGATCGTGGCACTACGGTCTTGCAGCGCAGCTGTGATGACATCGACGGGTGTTCCGTCGGCAGTGAAGTGCGACTCAATGACACCGTCGAAGAGCTTCAGCTCCTGACGGATGTCCTTGAGATCACTTAAGTTAATCGCCTTTCCGTCGCTGGTCTTCATGTTGAGGCCTATGGCACCAAGGTTAAGGCGATGGGGGTTGACGCGGAAATACTGGGTGGAAGCCACTCTCTTTGCCTCGGAGGAGTTTTCTGCCTTCTTGTATTCCACTGCGTATATTTCCTTATGTCCGTGACCGAGGTCAAATGTCTTCTCAGTCATAGACGGCGTGAGGGCGCCGGTGTTTTCGAACTTATGCCATCCCCAGTCGGACATGGCTGTCAGAGGCACACCTGCCTCATAATCAAAAGGGAACGACTGAAGACCTGTAACGTCAACTGTTGTTGCGAAATGTCCATTGCCAACGGTGAGAGAGGCTAAAGGATCTGCCTTGGTGACGATGGGATTGTTTCGTGAGGTAACACTCTTGCGGTCAATCTTCTTCATTACGTCGTCAGTGGTGAATCCCATCTGCTCCATTTCGAGTGAAGCCCAAATGAACGGACCAATGCCCTTGGCGTCGTTGTCGCGGATGGGCTCTGAGAGATAGTACTTATATGAACCATCGCGACGGAGGTTCTCCTTTACCTTAGCCTTGGGGTTTATCTTCTTCATAGCTTCCTCAACCTGTGTGCTCAGTCCTGGGCCAAGGCCTGCAACAGCACAGCCCTTGGTAAGTGAAATCGTCTTGTCGGCATTGACGCGGATGAAGTTCTTAACGATGCCACGGTATGCCTTGATGCCAGCTTCACGATATTTCGTGCCAACATAGCCCTTGCGATATGCCTTCAACAGAGCATAGGCAAACATTGACGAACAGGTGCTCTCCAGGTAATTGCCTTCGCGTTCAGGTGAGTCCATGACCTGATACCATACGCCAGACTTCTTGTCCTGCCACTTGATAACAGCATCGAGGTCTTTCTTCAGCAAATCAATGAGCTCGCCACGACGTGCATAATCCTCTGGCAGGGCGTCAAGCACCTCGATGAGTGCCATGGTGAACCATCCCTGAGCACGTCCCCAGCAATGCTGCGACAGTCCTGTGTTCTTGTCTGCCCAGAACATGTTTCTGTTCTCGTCATAAGCATGACGGTTCAGTCCCGTCTTGGGGTCGAGTGTACGCTGATAGGTGATGAGAAGCTGGTTCACAGCATCGTCGTAGATGAGCTGAGAATTATTATTAGATTTTGTCTTGTTCCTTTTCGATTTTTTGTTGTCTTTGACTGCTTGGTCCATGATTGGGGCAGTCAGACAGCGAAAAGGCAGACCCATGAATATTCCGTCGAGCCACACCTGGTAGGCATAGATGGCTTTGTGCCAATATACCTTGTCTGCCACGGTGCGAGGCTGGTCCTGCAACTGCTTCATGAGTGTTTTCATTGCCTCAAGGTTCTTTGCCTCGGGCAGTTGCTGATACATGCGAGTAACGAAATGGCCCGTGCGACAGTTGTCGAGGTTGTAGTCGAGTATGTTGTAGCCGCGTATCTCGCCCTTGGCATTAATCATGGTGTCAGTATAGAGCTTGCAGTAATCCAGAATCTTCTGGTCACCATAGCGCAGATATGTGTCAAGCATGCCTTCAAGTTCAATGCCCATGACATAGCTCCACTTCGGACGGTTAGAGAAATCGAGCATGTATGATTGCGGCGTGCGCTGCATCTCAGAGTATGTCATCCATTGAGCATAGCTTTTGTATGGCTTCTCTTGAAGAGATAGACTTCCATTGATATAGAGGTTGTCGAAACGTATGTCGCGTGTCTTTCCACTCATGAAGTTATCGTCAGTCACACCGTTGAAATGGCAGTTCTTCACGTTGATGTCATAGACGTAAGTATCTTCGTCGAGACCAATTATCTGAACGCCGTATTTCGACTTCTCACTGGTTATGTTTTCAATGTTCACGTTGCGCACTATTGGGTAGTAGCCACGGCAGCAAACCTCGTTGTGCTCATAGTCAAGGTTTATCTTCAGTACAGACTCCTTGCACACGCCTACCTTAATATTACGCGCGTTGATATTCTCAATGATACCGCCTCGGCATGAGTTCGTCTTTATGCGTACCACGCGCTCAAGTTCTGGAGAGTCCATCACACAGTCGTGGGCAAACACGTTCTGACATCCGCCTGAGATCTCAGAACCGATGACCACGCCACCATGGCCGTTCTTCATCTCGCAACGGCGAATGATGATGTTCTTCGATGGCATGTTGCGCTCTCGGCCGTCGCGATTGCGTCCGCTCTTGATGGCTATGCAGTCATCGCCAGTGTTGAAGAAACAGTCCTCTATGAGCACACGGTCGCAGCACTCAGGGTCGCAGCCGTCGCCGTTAGGTCCGTCGTTAATCATCTTCACGCGGCGCACGGTGATGTCGGTAGAGTGGAGTGGGTGGATGACCCAGAATGGCGAGCGCAGAAGGGTTATATCCTCAAGGAGTATGCGCTGGCACTTGTTGAAGTTTACAAGCTGTGGGCGCAAACCGTCCTTCGGACCAAAGACGCGCTCTGGCGTGCGTTGTCCTTTCTCGTTATACATGGGAATGCCGTCCTCACCGTTCTTCAGCAGACGTGGACGCGCCTCAATCTTCTGGCTTATCATGCCCTCCTTCCATCCGAACTTGGGAGCACCGCACCATGGCCACCATGTATCTTTGGAGCCACCGCCATCCACAGTACCCTTGCCTGTAAGAGCTATGTCGGTCTCGTTGAATGCATAGATACATGGAGACAGGTTGAAACACTCCAGACCTTCCCACGATGTCTCAACGATGGGATAGAGCTCAGGCTGGAACACAAACTCGAGCACAGCACCTTCCTCAACGTGCAGGTTGACATGGCTTTTCAGGACTATGGCACCTGTCTTGAAGGTCATGCCGGCAGGCACTATAACACGTCCGCCGCCTTTCTTCGAGCATTTGTCAATAGCCTTCTGAATGGCTTTCTGGTTCTTCTCTGCCGAGTTTGTCGGCTTTGCACCATATTTCATGATGCTTACGTCACCTTCTGGAATAGACGGTGCCTTGATGCTCTGCTCAATCTGTCTGTAGAGCGCTTCGTCCCATTCACGGGCTTGGCTCTCTAATGCAGGAAACAGAAGGACCAAGAGCAAAAGTCTTAAGATTTTTGTAGTCATAAAAGTTTGTATAAAATAATTTTAGTAGATGCGTTAATTGGTTTATTGTGTGCAAAGTTACGAAAAGTCGAGTGAAGAACAAAAGAAATGCCAGTTTTTCTTTTATATTAGTGGTTTATGACAGATTACAGATGACAGTAAGAAAAACATGGGGGTGTTCATTACCCTTGGCTTGATGATGGACTCTATACCTTATTTTTTTTCTATAGATAATAGTATATAAAAAATAATAAAGAGAATTTTTCTAATATATATATTTATATAGAGAGATAATTCTTATCATCTTAACAGTCCCTTAATGTGGGGTGATGTTGGTGGATACCACGCATTTTTCTTACTGTCATTTGTAATTTGTCATAAACGACAGCAAACGATAAACTACAGCGACTACTACCTTAGCTGTCTCTGCCAGAAGCGTTAGGCCTAAACGCTCGGAGCGTTCTTACCAAACGCTTCGGGCGTTCTTACTAAACTCCTGTGATGTAATAAAGGAAAATAGTATCGAAATATTTGGCATATAACAAATAAAGTCTTATCTTTGCAACGTTTCCGTATGTTTAATAACAGAGCCCCTTTAATGTGATTTGTGAGCGAAATGTTATGCGCTATAAAGATTTGTTTATCGACTTCGACGACACCCTGTATGATACACATGGCAATGCCGTCATAGCCTTGAAGGAAACGTTCGAGGTGTTTCATTTGGAACGTTATTTCGAAGACCCGAATGTGTTCTATGATGCCTATTGGGCTGCAAATATAGACCTGTGGTCACGCTATTCGAAAGGAGAGATTGATCGCCCATATCTCATCGTTGAGCGTTTTCGCCGTCCTTTGTCCTTGGGCGTAGGACTTGAAGTTACAGAACCTCTTTGTCTGGAGATGAGCGACGTGTTTCTCGATTTCTGTTCCTCGAAGCCTGGCGTAATAGATGGTGCCCATGAACTGATGGACTATCTTCGTAGCCGAGGTTATAGGATGCACATGACGAGCAATGGTTTCCACGAAGTGCAGTATAAGAAACTGGCAGCATGTGGACTGAGGGACTATTTTGACACCATTATCCTAAGTGAAGATGCAGGAGTAAATAAGCCTTCACCACAGTATTTTGACTATGCGTTAAAAGTTTCTGGTGCGGATAGGCAGACCACGCTGATGATTGGCGATAACTTAAATACCGATGTTATCGGAGCCTTGAATGCTGGTATCAACGCTATGCTTGTGAATCGTTGGGACGTGAAAAAAGAAGATATCCCACAAAACGTTACATTCGTTGTCAATGGCCTGCGCGATATAGCTTTAATACTATAAGATTACCAATAGTTATTCAAAGATGAGGAAGTCTGTGCACTCTTCGTAGCGCTTACGAAGTTCCTCGTCTTCAGATTCGTGTTTATGGATGACTTTTGCAAATTTGACTGCCTTGCGCAGGTCTGGTACAATTGTCTTTCTGAGATTGCGAATCATCGTGGGTGACTCTGTTCCGTCGAGGACTACTGCATCGAGCTTATAGTTCACCACACGAGTGATAATGTTCTGTGCCATTTCATCGGCAAAGAATCCCATGCGAGACAGAGCCGACAGTTCTTGACTATCAGCAACAATGTCGGGTATTATGCCTGCATGGGTTGACACCATTTTAGGTGATTGCGCGGCACCCTTGCGAAAATCAAACTTTGTCCAGTTATTATCCATAATGCTTTGTTCTATAACGTATTTGGATATGTTATTATTGTCTGTATTTGTGGAATATATGTCTCTAAAAAAGTTAATGTTATAAAAAAAATGGTGTTTCTCTACTTATTTTACTATTTTTGCAGCAAATAGGAAACTATGTTTTTTTACAAGCCATAACAAGAAAACCCGAAAATATGATGAAGAACCTTAGAATTTCATTAGCAGTGGCAGCTCTCTCAGTAGCTTCCATGGCATTTTCGCAAGAGGAACGCTCGTCATCGAGCATGTATTTACAGCCTACGGTAAAGACCGATGTGTTCCTGCCGTTCTCTGTCAGTGCTGAGGGCAAACGCTTTGATCCTGAATGGGGTCTCGACCTGGCATGGATGAACGAACGCAACCTCATGAGCGGTATGAACCACATGGGGCGAGCGAATGTGTCATTCGGACGTTCGTCCTATCGTGTATGCGCTCCGTTAACGAATGATGTCAGTTTGGTCAAGGAGCAGTGGCAAGGAATGTACCAGCGTAACCAGCTCTTCAATAAGATCAGCGAGACGTTGCCTGTTATCCTTAACTGCGACAATGGCTATTCGCCTTCGACGACAACTGGCACAAACATTGATGCATACTACACAACAAACAAACGTGCAAACATTGACCACTGGGCAGCTATGCTCAATGCTCATGTGGCATGGATGAAACGAAATGCTTCAAAACATCAAGTCATAGGTGTGTCGATAATGAACGAGCCTGACTTTAATGGAAATGAAAATGAGCTTATCCAGGGAACAGCCGCTGATATACGTGACATTGCTAAGAAGCTTCGCGAAGACTATGCCGACACTTTCGATGGAATAGTGATTACTGGTCCAAATACGCTTAACGATGATAAGGCGATGTCGTGGTATAACACATGTAAGAACTATGTTGACTGGGGCAATACGCACCAGCTTGCCGGTTCGTTCGACAATTATGTCGGCTTCCATGAGCAGTTGCAACAAGATGGCAAGGTGGGCTTTAATGACGAGATGCACAATGTGGCCGAGGCATTCATCGGTCTTGAGTATGGCTTGACGAAAGGCATATGGTGGGGCTTTGACAGCCGTGCTCGTGGTGAGTTCTGTAACATCAGCCGCAATGGTCCGCGTCTGGCCTATGCAGAGAACCGTTCGAAGTGGACGGCAGGATGTGTCTATCGTAATGACAAGACAAAGCAGGTTAAGGCCTTTATAGGCGGTTCTGAGCGTCAGGCAAACACTACAACGTTCCGTTTCCTCGCTCTTGATGAGCCTGTCTATTTTGATGGACATGGACCTATGCGTGAGTTTGTTATTGAACTTCCGAGTGGCGATCCTAACACCTATGGAACTGAGAAACACACGAATGGTGAGCGCGTCATCGACATAACCCAGGATGAGGATGTGGCTCCAAGTGTTATCAACGGCGACTATATCATTGTGAACAAATATAGCAGCAAAGTTGTTACAAGTGGCAGCCAAGGCACCAATATACAAATGACCACCTACTCAAAACAGGCAAACCAGCAATGGAGCATAACCCCAGTGAGTAGTAGGGTAGGCGGTGATTTCAGTTTCTTTGACTTCGTTTCAAAGAGTGGCTCCATGCGTCTCAATCTGCTTAACCACTCAACCTCATCAGGTACTAATATCATCAGCTATGATGCCAATGGTGATGCGAACGAGCAATGGTATCTTGAGTATGCAGGTAAGGGCTACTACTATATCCGCAACCGTCTGTCGGCCCTCTATTTAGCTACAGAGAAGAACACTTTTGATAATAACATAAACGTCGTTCAGTCAACACTTATCACAGGTACAGACAAAGACCGCATTCTGTGGCATATCATTCCTGTTGATGCTGCTTGTGAGAACTCTGCACCAAAGGCACCTACAGGACTCGTTGCTACACCACAGACGGCATCGGTACTGCTGTATTGGGATAAGAATACTGAATCAGACCTTGACGGCTATATGATTGCCCGTAAGGATAAGGCTACTGGCAAGTGGAGCACCATTGCCCGTAAACTGAAGACTACCTATTTTGTTGACAACACTTGCACACAGGGTAGGGAGTATATTTATAAGGTAAGAGCTATTGACCGTAGCGACAACCTCTCGACGTTCTCTTCAGAGGTAGAGAGTGCTACAACGGGCGAGAAGGGTCTTGTGGCTCGTTGGCATTTTGATGATAATCTCATTGATGCAACA
This region of Prevotella sp. E13-27 genomic DNA includes:
- a CDS encoding pectate lyase; this translates as MKKLLTTIAIAAIALTAQAQAPAFPGAEGHGRYTAGGRGGKIVHVTNLNDSGTGSFRQAVKGTDKKIVVFDVAGVIALESDVNIGANTTILGQTAPAPGITLRYYTVNPNGNNIVMRFIRIRRGQEKDVNDGADASTARHYTGMMLDHCSFSWSIDEVASFYDNNNFTLQWCTIGESLNEAGHGKGAHGYGGIWGGKLASFHHNLICHVNNRSPRFNGARYDWTGYTGNKLYSQYNWENAVQAENVDFRNCVIYNCANGCYGGPGGGYVNMINNYYKTGPAGSTSRVTQISIANSTSASGYEKYWDMTSRYYIKGNRVNNSESYDWSNIAYDSGVQTINGERYTQDPNHYYGSNVTYVKNGSGTDCVKIKLDNPIDAGIVTTHTANQAFNKVLAYAGASLNRDDVDSRYMTEAKNGTATYTGSVTGKKGRIDKVSDVNGYTEANFGTGSRETGFDTDNDGIPDAWETANGLDPNSAADAQLYTLDAKKYYTNIEVYANSLVQDIMLGGNADATDDVEEYYPAYTKEDGTKVDAINGPSSDDDTPVVGQEGDISWPLSEGTNQPAYAFSSAIGDYLETPVMTVGSHLQVNGKKNVGFDMTAFTITDESSDANATDGNAVTFSITPKSGYRFQPTGVSFNATRFGTDHGKFQAYWLYSDGTRVEIAEDQLANRDNATPKYTTINNTFQGKATTATSSLVIHLYDIPYNTNTKTMGLANVVISGKAGSSSTGIKSLDNTTVSTTYYTLQGMHISSPKQGVFIRIDRLPNGQMKSSKVMLK
- a CDS encoding cell division protein ZapA, translating into MAEEKNKETLNIRLHVYDEDILTVLHNREDEEYYRAAAKLISERYGAYAQVYKGRKSDHTIALMTLIEIALRYERELAKNDTSPYENILSQLTSEIEEVLK
- the rny gene encoding ribonuclease Y → MDLIFVLLIAAGALALGGVCGYLVFRYVLKGKYKEMVDAAEKEAEVIKEKKLLEVKEKFINKKAELEKEVQQRNQHIQQNENRLKQREISLNQRQEELGRRKNDLDNQQQRIDNEKKTLALKQEELGKMQQKEREKLEELSGLSAEEARNRLVESLKDEAKTQAASYINEIMDEAKLNANAQAKKIVIQTIQRVATETAVENSVSVFHIDNDEVKGRIIGREGRNIRALEAACGVEIVVDDTPEAIVISAFDPVRREVCRLALHQLVSDGRIHPARIEEVVTKVKKQLENEIIETGKRTTIDLGIHGLHPELVRIVGKMKYRSSYGQNLLQHARETANLCAVMASELGLNPKKAKRAGLLHDIGKVPDEESELPHALYGAKIAEKYKEKPDICNAIGAHHDEMEMQTLLAPIVQVCDAISGARPGARREIVEAYIKRLNDLEAIAMSYPGVTKTYAIQAGRELRVIVGADKMDDAETEALSGEIATKIQNEMTYPGQVKITVIRETRSVAYAK